Genomic window (Leisingera methylohalidivorans DSM 14336):
ACCGTCACCCCGGACGTCTTCAAACTGGCGCAGGTCTTCACTATCTCGCGCGGCTCGCGCACCGAGGCCAAGGTGCTGACCGTGCGGGTGCAGAAGGACGGCGCCACCGGCTGGGGCGAATGCGTGCCTTATGCCCGCTATAATGAAACGCTGGACAGCGTGACCGCCGAGATCGAGGGGCTGCCCGCTGATTTCACCCGAGAAGAGCTGCAGTCGCTGCTGCCCGCCGGCGCCGCCCGCAACGCGGTGGACTGCGCGTTGTGGGATCTGGAGGCCAAGCAGGCCGGAAAACGGGTCTGGGAACTGGCGGGTCTGGACGCGCCGGGGCCGGAAATCACCGCCTATACGCTGTCGCTCGACACGCCTGAAAAGATGCAGGCGCAGGCGGCTGAAAATGCGTTCCGCCCGCTGCTGAAGATCAAGCTGGGCACCCCCGATGACATGCCCCGGCTGGAAGCGGTGCGCGCCGGCGCCCCCGATGCCAGGATCATCATTGACGCCAACGAGGGCTGGTCGGCCGGAGTTTACGCCGAGCTGGCACCGCATCTGCTGCGGCTGGGCGTGGAACTGGTGGAACAGCCGCTGCCTGCGGGTGAAGACGCCGCGTTGATCGGCATGGACCGCCCGGTGCCGGTCTGCGCCGACGAGAGCTGCCATGACCGCACCAGCCTGCCGAAGCTCAAGGGTAAATACGACGTGGTCAACATCAAGCTGGACAAGACCGGCGGTCTGACCGAGGCGCTGAAATTGCGTGAACAGGCTTTGGCCGAGGGCTATCAGGTGATGGTCGGCTGCATGGTCGGTTCCTCGCTGGCGATGGCGCCGGCGACGCTTGTGGCGCAGGGTGCGGCGGTTACGGATCTTGACGGGCCGCTGCTTCTGGCCGAAGACCGCGAGGAACCATTGTTGTTTGATGCCGAAGGGGTCCACCCCCCGAAAGCTGCCCTGTGGGGGTGACGAAAGCCTGGGAAACGATCCGGGGGATCGTTTTCAATGAGGAACGGGCGGAGCCCGGAGACATAAGGAAGATAACATGACCCGTACCGTTTATGTGAATGGCGAATACCTGCCCGAGGGTGAGGCCAAGGTTTCGATCTTCGACCGCGGCTTCCTGTTTGCCGATGCGGTTTATGAGGTGACTTCGGTTCTGGATGGCAAGCTGATCGATTTTGAAGGCCACGCCGTGCGTCTCGACCGCTCGCTGAAAGAGCTGGACATGGCCTCGCCCTGCTCCAAGGAGGAGCTGCTGGAAATCCACCGCAAACTGGTGGAGCTGAACGGCATTGAGGAAGGCCTGGTGTATCTGCAGGTTTCCCGCGGCTCCGACGGCGACCGGGATTTCGTGTTCCCGTCCGAAGACACCCCGCCGAGCCTGGTGCTGTTCACCCAGAACAAGCCCGGCCTGGCCGACAGCCCGGCTGCCGCGAAGGGCGCCAAGATCATCTCGATCGAGGACATCCGCTGGGGCCGCCGCGACATCAAGACGGTGCAATTGCTGTATCCGTCGATGGGCAAGATGATGGCCAAGAAGGCGGGCTGCGACGATGCCTGGCTGATCGAGGACGGCTATGTGACCGAAGGCACCTCGAACAACGCCTACTATGTGAAGAACGGCAAGATCGTGACCCGGCCGCTGTCCAATGACATCCTGCACGGGATCACCCGCGCCGCTGTTCTGCGCCTGGCGGAAGAAGCGCAGATGGAAATCGAGGAGCGCCTGTTCACCATCGACGAGGCGAAGGCGGCGGATGAGGCCTTTACCACTTCTGCCAGCGCCTTTGTGATGCCGGTGGTGGAGATCGACGGTGTGGCCCTGGGCGATGGCACCCCCGGCCCGATCGCCAAGCGCCTGCGCGAGATCTACCTGGAGGAAAGCCGCAAGAAAGCGGTTTGAGGCGCACAGCCCCGATTGATGATGCCGGGGCTGATGATGCCCGGATTGATGATGAAGGCCGTCCCGTTGGGGCGGCCTTTCTGCTTCGCGGCAGCATCGTGAGGCCGTCACTACGCGATGTTTCGATGAGAATTGGCCGTCATTGACGCCTGTCAGTCAACAGTTGCGCGTGAGGCGCAGGAATGTCCCCGCATAGGGTCTTTCACGGCAGGATTTTAACTAATTTTACACAAAATGGGCCGGTTCCGGACGAAATAGGATAGGGTGAAGACATAGGACGCGAGCCCGGATGACCGGGTGTTTGCCAGAGTTTCACGTTAGGGAGTTGCCCCATGGACCAGACCTTTCAGCCGGAGTTTGCAGCAGTTGCGGAAGGCCCGTCAGCCGCGGGCGGCGAGGCCGAGATCCTGGCATCCGTGCGCAGGATCCTGACAACCGAAGTGTCGATTGACCCGGAGATCGCGCAGGCGGCGGCCAAGCGCGGCTGGTTCGCGGGCAATGGCCAGGCGTCGGAGCGTGCAATCAAAAGCTCGCTTGCGGCCCGGTTGCTTGGCCGGTTCCGCGGCTAGGTTTCACTGCTCTGCCGGGGCGGCAGCCGGTACTCCGAAGGCTGTAAGCCGTGTGTTGGGCGGGGCGGCGGTATTCACCGCCGTTCTTCGGCTGCAAAACCGCATCCCCGCCCGCAGGCGCCGGAACAGGCCTGCTGACCAGCCTATTGCTTGCCCGCCACGTTTTCCTTGAACGAGACCTCGAATTCCGCCTGTTTCTCCGGACCGGCCTCGGTCTGGTAGCCGGCTTTCCACTCGGCCATGGTCATGCCGTAATAGGCCTCGCGCGCGGCGGTCTTGTCCATGTCGATGCCGCGCTCGTTGGCCGCCTCCTGGTACCAGCGCGCCAGGCAGTTGCGGCAGAAACCGGCCATGTTCATCAGGTCGATGTTCTGCACATCGGTGCGGTCTTCCATCAGGTGCTTTTGCAAGCGGCGGAAGGCGGCGGCCTGGATTTCAATCTCGGTTTGCTTGTCCATGGCTGGACTCCTTCGGTTCGTTCTGCGGGTCTGCGGCAAGGCCTAGCAGCCGGGGCGGAGGCGGGCAATGGCACCGGGCAGGGGATCAGATCAGCTGCAGCGCGGCCCAAGGCCCCAGTGCCGTTGTCAGGATCAGGATCTTATAGGTCCCAAGCCAGCGGTAGATGGTTAGGCTGACATCCGCAGGCGCCAGTCCGAACATGCGGGCGTGCAGACTGGCCGCCCAGTCCTGCATCAGCAGCATCAGAACGGCAGAGAGCGTGAACAGGCCGAGATGCAGAACGGTCAGCCAGCCGAAGAAGGCAGAGAGGGTGTCCTGTGTCATGAGGGATCCTTTCCCGGTATCGCCCGCGTTTCCCTAACAGATATGGGGAGGCGCGGCTGCGCGCGCAATGGCGGCAGCCGTTTGCCGGTGCCGGAAACGGCCAGGAAAAATCGATTATCCGGCCGGATCAGAGGCCGGAGGCGTCCAGCGCCCTGGGCAGGATGCGGGCCAGATGCCCGGCCCAGGCGTGCTGGCCGCTGTGTTCGGCGATCAGGTCGTTTCTAAGCTCAACCAGCGTGTTGGGGCGTCCGGGTTTGGTGGCGTGGGTCTCGATCGCGTCGCCGGGCAGGTGGCCGGTGTAGGGCTGATTGACGCCGGTGCAGAACGCATCCTCGCGCTTCAGTTCTTCGATCACGAAGGGTGAAAACCGCTCGCCTTCGGGAAACAGGATGCCGATCTCCCAAGGACGCGGTTCCCGCCCGCGCAGCTGGCGGGTGAAGCTGTGGATCGAAACGATCACCGTGCCGGGGCGTTCGGCCAGCCGGGCCAGGGCGCGGTGGTACGGGCGGTAGCACTTCTCCAGCCGCTCGGTCAGCTCGGCCGCGCCGGCGTGGCGGTTGGCCGGGATGATGGTGCCGTCGTAAAGCTTCATCAGAAGCGTCGGGTCATCCTCGCCGCGGTTGGGGTCGATCACCAGGCGGGAGAAATTCGAGGCCACCACCGGCGCGTCCAGCATCCCGCCCAGCAGCTTGGCCACCTCGTAGGCGCCGACGTCATATGCGATGTGGCGCTCCATATCCGCACGCGGCAGGCCCAGATCGCCGCCGCCGGCAAACTCCGGCACATGATTGGTTGCATGGTCGCAGGTGATCAGCCAGCGGGCGGGGCGGTCTGCACCGTGAACAAAATAGGGTGTGTATGTCATGAGCCTGATATGTTTTGCCGCAAGCTGTTTACGGGAGTTGCGGCAGAATGGGAATTGGGGGATAAGCACCCTGAACGCTGTTTGCGGTAACATATTTCAGGTCCGGAGGAGAAGACCCCTATGAAACGCTCGCGCAATGTGAAGATTGTCGCCACCCTGGGGCCGGCTTCGGAAACCTATGAAACCATCCGCGCCCTGCATGAAGCCGGCGCCGACGTGTTCCGGCTGAACATGTCGCACGGCAGCCACCCGGAGATTGCCGAAAAGCACCGGATCATCCGCCAGGTGGAGCAGGATCTGGACAGCCCGATCGCGATCCTGGCTGACCTTCAGGGGCCGAAACTGCGGGTGGGTGTCTTTGCCAATGGTGCCGAAGATCTGGTGGAAGGCGCCAGGTTCCGTCTTGATCTGGACGAGGCCGAGGGCGACGTGAACCGGGTGTGCCTGCCGCATCCCGAGATTTTCCAGGCGCTGGAGCCGGGCGCGCATCTCTTGGTCAATGACGGCAAGATCCGTCTGGCGGTCGCGGACTGCGGTCCGGATTTCGCCGATTGCGTGGTGGAGACCGGCGGCACCATTTCGAACCGCAAGGGCGTGAACGTGCCCGACGTGGTGCTGCCGCTGGCGGCGCTGTCGGAGAAGGACCGCGCGGATCTGGAGTTTGTCTGCGATCTTGGCGTTGACTGGCTGGCGCTGTCCTTCGTGCAGCGCGCCAAGGACGTGTTTGAGGCCCGCCAGCTGGCCGACGGCCGCGCCGCGGTGCTGTCAAAGATCGAAAAACCGCAGGCGGTGGAGGATTTCGAGGCCATCCTGGATGCCTCGGACGGGATCATGGTGGCGCGCGGCGACCTTGGGGTGGAGCTGCCGGTGGCGGCGGTGCCGCCGATCCAGAAGCGGCTGGTGCGCAAGTGCCGGGCAGCGGCCAAGCCGGTGATCGTGGCGACCCAGATGCTGGAAAGCATGATCGAAAGCCCGATGCCGACCCGCGCCGAAGTCTCGGACGTGGCGACCGCCATCTATGAAGGCACCGACGCGATCATGCTGAGTGCCGAAAGCGCGGCCGGCCAGTATCCGATCGAAGCCGTGCAGACCATGAACAAGGTCGCGATCGAGGTCGAGGCAGACCCCACCTATACCCAGATCATCGCCGCCTCGCGTTCGGCCAAGGGCACCACCGTGGCCGATGGCATTGTGGCGGCGGCGCGCGAGATTGCCGAGAAGACCGAGATCAAGGCGATCTGCTGTTTCACCCAGTCCGGCACCACCGCGCTGCTGACCGCGCGCGAACGCCCCGGCGTGCCGATCATCGCCATGACTCCGGTCAGCGCCACGGCGCGGCGGCTGTGCCTCAGCTGGGGGTGCAAATGCGTGATGACGCCGGAGCTGGACCGCTTCAAAGGCGCTGTGGTGAACGCGGCGCGGGCGGCGCGCGCCGGCGGCTACGCCGGCGACACGGACCAGATCGTGGTCACTGCCGGGGTGCCCTTCAACGTGCCGGGCACCACCAACATCCTGCGCATTGCCCCCTGCGATGAGCGATTGATTTACAGCACCGATCCGGAATAACGGCAGGCTGCTTGCCTGCCGGGCGGCAGCCCGATTTGAAAGCGCCGCCCCTAGGCCTACCATTTCCCTGTGTCAGGTTGTGACGGGGGACGGGGTTTATGGGAACTGATCTGCCGCTGATTGCGGGGCTGGCGATTGCCGGGTTTTCGGTGCCGTCGGTTCTGTCGGCCTTCAGCGAACAGCGGCCGCCGCGGGCCTCCGCGGCGGCCATTCTGATTGCCATCGGCCTGATCACCTATGCGGTGCTGATGAAGCCCGGCGGCTACCGCGTGGACGAGATCCCGGATGCGTTTTTCCGGGTACTGGGACGTCTTCTGTAGAGAATCGGCTTGCCCATCCGGCAGGCATTGCGTATTGGGCAGCTCTGTTCCGCGTGGCCGGCCTTTCTTAGGCATGCCGAGTCGCGCGTCTAGCGAACCCGCATTGAAGGAGACGGAAATGCCCAAGATGAAGACAAAGTCGAGCGCCAAAAAGCGCTTTAAGGTGACCGCGACCGGCAAGGTCCTGGCAGGTCAGGCCGGCAAGCGCCACGGCATGATCAAACGGACCCGCAAGTTCATCCGCGACGCCCGCGGCACCACCACCCTGTCGGCACCCGACGCAAAGATCGTCAAGGGCTTCATGCCCTACGACCGCTAAGAGGAGATTGAGATATGTCCCGCGTTAAAGGTGGTACCGTCACTCACGCCCGTCACAAGAAGGTCATCAAGGCAGCCAAAGGTTACTACGGCCGCCGCAAGAATACCTTCAAGGTCGCCCGTCAGGCCGTCGACAAGGCGAACCAGTATGCAACCCGCGACCGCAAGAACCGCAAGCGCAACTTCCGCGCGCTGTGGATCCAGCGGATCAACGCTGCTGTCCGTTCGCATGACGAAGCGCTGACCTATTCCCGCTTCATCAACGGCCTGACCCTGGCCGGCATCGAAGTGGACCGTAAGGTTCTGGCCGACCTGGCCGTGCATGAGCCCGAAGCCTTTGGTGCCATCGTGCGCCAGGCACAGGACGCGCTGGCCGCCTAAGCCGCCAGACGATCGGAATTCAGGAAAGGCCGCTCCATCGGGGGCGGCCTTTTTTGCTGCGCCGGGGCGGGCCTGGGGTTTGCCCCTGGCGGCTGGCAGGGGCGCGCATCTTGTGCCGGCGTCCCAGGCATGCAGTAATCCCGGCTGAATGGTCAAATGTCTGGAAAGAGACGCCAAGCATGATTGCCTATGTCACCGTTGGTGCAGATGACATCGCGCGTGCAAAGCGGTTTTACTCCGCGCTGCTGCCGGCCCTTGGCTACGCATTGAAAGAGGGGCCTGAGGGGCTCAGCTACGCCTTGCCTGCTGAGCCGGGCCAGTCACCCGTTCTGCCGGATTTTTACGTCAAGCCAGCCTTCGATGGGCGTCCGGCATCGGCCGGCAACGGGTCCATGGTCGCCTTTGAGGCACGCAATCAAAAGCAGGTTCGCGACCTTCATGCCGCCGCGCTTGCCGCAGGCGGTTCCGACGAGGGTCGCCCTGGTTTCCGCGCCTCTTACGGCCCCCGCTTTTATGTGGGCTACCTGCGCGACCCTCAAGGCAATAAGATCGCGCTTTTCTCCTGCAACCCGAAGGAACCGGGGCGCAGCGGCTAGCGCAGGCTGCATCGGCGGAGGATGCCCGCCGCCGCGGCGCGGAAGGCCGGGCTGACCTGCGGAAAACCGCCCCTCACCACATCCGGGACTTGGCGTATTCCGCGTATCCCGCATCATAGGCTTCGGCCTCGAGCTCCGCCTCCTGCTCCTGCAGGAACTGCCCCGCGGTGGGCAGCGCAGGGCGCCCGGCGTCCGCATCCCACAGGCGGGAGCGCAGGATTGCCTTGGCGCATTGAAAGTACAGTTCTTCGAGGGTGATCACCGCCACCGTCGCGGGCCGCAGGGTCTTGCGCTCAAACGCAGCGCGGGCGGAGCTGTCCGCTGTCAGGAAGGCGGAGCCATTGACCCGCACCACATTGGTGCTGCCATGCACCATGAACATCAGGCTGACACGGCTGTCGCGCACGATGTTGCGCAGCGAATCGAGCCGGTTGTTGCCGCGCCAGTCCGGCAGCCAGAGGGTCCGCTGATCCGCGATATGCACCACCGGGCCGTCATCGCCGCGCGGGCTGGCATCGGTGCCCTCAGCGCCGACGGTGGACAGCACCAGAAAGCGGGAGGCAGCTATCCACTCCCGGTACAGCGGTGTCAGCCGGGTGGCGACCTTGGTCAGGGACCGCGGCGCGGCGGCGCCGTAGATCTGTTCAAGGGTTTCAGTGCTGGTGATTTTCTGCATGCCCGGGCCTCCTTTTGCAGGCAATGTAGCTTGCCCTTTTGGCGCATTGGGGCCAGTTTTTGCTCAAATGGGCCAAACAGATGATATCCGGAGGCGGGGCTGGTCCTCGTCCGATGCGGTGCAAACGCTGCCGCATGGGGTGGCATCTTATGCCCGGACGTACCGGGATGGCTATGTCTCCGCCTGGCATGACCACCCGCGCCATCAGCTGGTCTATGCCGTTGCCGGGCTGATGATGGCCAAGGCCGATGGCACCAGCTGGGCGGTGCCTGCGGGCACAGGTCTGATCGTGCCTGCGGCCATGCTGCACGAGATCCGGATGGTGGGAGAGGTGCAGCTGCAATCCTTGTATATCGATCCGGCGGAAACCGGCGCCGGGGCGATGGCGGCTTGCCGTGCGGTAACGGTCTCCGGGCTGCTGGCGGGGCTGATTGCGGCGCTGTGCGCAATGGGCAATCCCTGGCCGCTGCCGCCCCGGGCGCATCACCTGAGCCAGCTGATCCTGATCGAACTGGGGGCGGCGCCAGACACGCCGCTGGCGCTGCCGTACCCGCCGGACGCGCGGCTGCGCCGGGTGTGCGATGCGCTGATGGCGGATCCGGGAAGTGCGCGGACAATTGACCATTGGGCGGCGCTGGCAGGGATGAGCCGCCGTTCCTTCACCCGGGCGTTTCAGCGGCAGACCGGCCGCAGCTTCGGCCAGTGGCGGGAGCGGCTGCGCTGCCAGATTGCCTTGCGGGCGCAAGCGCGGGGCGCGGCGATGGAGCAGGTTGCACGCGATCTTGGCTATGCCAGCCGCTATGCGCTGCAGGCGATGATGCGGCGGCGGGTGTAAGGCCAAACCGGCCATTGCATTCGCACAGCTTTTGCGGGATACGGGCGCGGGCGGCTTTTCCTGTGCGTGCGCTGGTGCGATCCTTGCGCATACTGGCTTTTACAGGCCGGGTTCCGGATCCAGGCTGCCGGGCTTGAAATCTTCGGAGTTACACCATGAACAAGACTGTCCTTTTGTTGCCCTTGCTGGCCTTGGCTGCATGCGGCGACGAATTCAGTTATCCGTCGCAGCTGGAACGGCAGTCGCAGGCGGCCGCGCAGGCCGCATCCACCCCGGTTGACCAGATCACGCTTGCGCGTGGTGCAAGCATCAATGGCGGAAATTTTCAGGTGCTTGGCCCGCTGAAAACGTCAGTGGGCAAGCCAACCGCCTTCCACCCGGCGCCGACTGTTGCGGACGCGGAGCAGAAACTGCGTATTGAGGCGGCAAAGCTGGGGGCAGACGCGGTGATCGAAACAGAAATCGGCGACGTCGTCATCTGCCCGCTCAGCTGGGGCTGCCGGGCCGCCAGCGGCACTGCGGTGAAGTTGAGCTACTGACGGCCTGGCGGCAACGTCTGGATGCCGCTGCATTGAT
Coding sequences:
- the dgcA gene encoding N-acetyl-D-Glu racemase DgcA, whose translation is MNITVTPDVFKLAQVFTISRGSRTEAKVLTVRVQKDGATGWGECVPYARYNETLDSVTAEIEGLPADFTREELQSLLPAGAARNAVDCALWDLEAKQAGKRVWELAGLDAPGPEITAYTLSLDTPEKMQAQAAENAFRPLLKIKLGTPDDMPRLEAVRAGAPDARIIIDANEGWSAGVYAELAPHLLRLGVELVEQPLPAGEDAALIGMDRPVPVCADESCHDRTSLPKLKGKYDVVNIKLDKTGGLTEALKLREQALAEGYQVMVGCMVGSSLAMAPATLVAQGAAVTDLDGPLLLAEDREEPLLFDAEGVHPPKAALWG
- a CDS encoding D-amino-acid transaminase, translated to MTRTVYVNGEYLPEGEAKVSIFDRGFLFADAVYEVTSVLDGKLIDFEGHAVRLDRSLKELDMASPCSKEELLEIHRKLVELNGIEEGLVYLQVSRGSDGDRDFVFPSEDTPPSLVLFTQNKPGLADSPAAAKGAKIISIEDIRWGRRDIKTVQLLYPSMGKMMAKKAGCDDAWLIEDGYVTEGTSNNAYYVKNGKIVTRPLSNDILHGITRAAVLRLAEEAQMEIEERLFTIDEAKAADEAFTTSASAFVMPVVEIDGVALGDGTPGPIAKRLREIYLEESRKKAV
- a CDS encoding DUF1244 domain-containing protein, which gives rise to MDKQTEIEIQAAAFRRLQKHLMEDRTDVQNIDLMNMAGFCRNCLARWYQEAANERGIDMDKTAAREAYYGMTMAEWKAGYQTEAGPEKQAEFEVSFKENVAGKQ
- a CDS encoding DUF6868 family protein; its protein translation is MTQDTLSAFFGWLTVLHLGLFTLSAVLMLLMQDWAASLHARMFGLAPADVSLTIYRWLGTYKILILTTALGPWAALQLI
- a CDS encoding N-formylglutamate amidohydrolase, which produces MTYTPYFVHGADRPARWLITCDHATNHVPEFAGGGDLGLPRADMERHIAYDVGAYEVAKLLGGMLDAPVVASNFSRLVIDPNRGEDDPTLLMKLYDGTIIPANRHAGAAELTERLEKCYRPYHRALARLAERPGTVIVSIHSFTRQLRGREPRPWEIGILFPEGERFSPFVIEELKREDAFCTGVNQPYTGHLPGDAIETHATKPGRPNTLVELRNDLIAEHSGQHAWAGHLARILPRALDASGL
- the pyk gene encoding pyruvate kinase, encoding MKRSRNVKIVATLGPASETYETIRALHEAGADVFRLNMSHGSHPEIAEKHRIIRQVEQDLDSPIAILADLQGPKLRVGVFANGAEDLVEGARFRLDLDEAEGDVNRVCLPHPEIFQALEPGAHLLVNDGKIRLAVADCGPDFADCVVETGGTISNRKGVNVPDVVLPLAALSEKDRADLEFVCDLGVDWLALSFVQRAKDVFEARQLADGRAAVLSKIEKPQAVEDFEAILDASDGIMVARGDLGVELPVAAVPPIQKRLVRKCRAAAKPVIVATQMLESMIESPMPTRAEVSDVATAIYEGTDAIMLSAESAAGQYPIEAVQTMNKVAIEVEADPTYTQIIAASRSAKGTTVADGIVAAAREIAEKTEIKAICCFTQSGTTALLTARERPGVPIIAMTPVSATARRLCLSWGCKCVMTPELDRFKGAVVNAARAARAGGYAGDTDQIVVTAGVPFNVPGTTNILRIAPCDERLIYSTDPE
- the rpmI gene encoding 50S ribosomal protein L35; amino-acid sequence: MPKMKTKSSAKKRFKVTATGKVLAGQAGKRHGMIKRTRKFIRDARGTTTLSAPDAKIVKGFMPYDR
- the rplT gene encoding 50S ribosomal protein L20 codes for the protein MSRVKGGTVTHARHKKVIKAAKGYYGRRKNTFKVARQAVDKANQYATRDRKNRKRNFRALWIQRINAAVRSHDEALTYSRFINGLTLAGIEVDRKVLADLAVHEPEAFGAIVRQAQDALAA
- a CDS encoding VOC family protein, with the translated sequence MIAYVTVGADDIARAKRFYSALLPALGYALKEGPEGLSYALPAEPGQSPVLPDFYVKPAFDGRPASAGNGSMVAFEARNQKQVRDLHAAALAAGGSDEGRPGFRASYGPRFYVGYLRDPQGNKIALFSCNPKEPGRSG
- a CDS encoding MSMEG_1061 family FMN-dependent PPOX-type flavoprotein, whose amino-acid sequence is MQKITSTETLEQIYGAAAPRSLTKVATRLTPLYREWIAASRFLVLSTVGAEGTDASPRGDDGPVVHIADQRTLWLPDWRGNNRLDSLRNIVRDSRVSLMFMVHGSTNVVRVNGSAFLTADSSARAAFERKTLRPATVAVITLEELYFQCAKAILRSRLWDADAGRPALPTAGQFLQEQEAELEAEAYDAGYAEYAKSRMW
- a CDS encoding AraC family transcriptional regulator gives rise to the protein MGQTDDIRRRGWSSSDAVQTLPHGVASYARTYRDGYVSAWHDHPRHQLVYAVAGLMMAKADGTSWAVPAGTGLIVPAAMLHEIRMVGEVQLQSLYIDPAETGAGAMAACRAVTVSGLLAGLIAALCAMGNPWPLPPRAHHLSQLILIELGAAPDTPLALPYPPDARLRRVCDALMADPGSARTIDHWAALAGMSRRSFTRAFQRQTGRSFGQWRERLRCQIALRAQARGAAMEQVARDLGYASRYALQAMMRRRV